Proteins from a single region of Macrobrachium nipponense isolate FS-2020 chromosome 11, ASM1510439v2, whole genome shotgun sequence:
- the LOC135203713 gene encoding uncharacterized protein LOC135203713 — MDAKILLLLALATFLSTVSPLPAKVSVKPDLENAFDDRAVVESIIDCFTGKANCSPQEKKIKDRAMATMKNLGRCPDSFCTEQERTDMTHAMELLQTKHPDLWTKLIASMFGIPVSKE, encoded by the exons ATGGACGCGAAGATCCTGCTACTCTTGGCTCTGGCCACTTTCCTGAGCACCGTCTCGCCACTGCCAGCCAAAGTCTCCGTCAAACCGGACTTGGAAAACGCCTTCGATGACAGAGCGGTCGTGGAATCGATTATAGACTGTTTCACCGGGAAGGCCAATTGTTCCCCGCAGGAGAAGAAGATCAAAG ACCGTGCCATGGCAACCATGAAGAACCTGGGCAGGTGCCCCGACAGCTTCTGCACGGAGCAGGAGCGGACCGACATGACCCATGCCATGGAACTCCTGCAGACGAAGCACCCCGACCTCTGGACGAAGCTGATCGCCTCGATGTTCGGGATACCAGTCTCTAAAGAgtaa